One genomic window of Arvicola amphibius chromosome 4, mArvAmp1.2, whole genome shotgun sequence includes the following:
- the Tfdp1 gene encoding transcription factor Dp-1 isoform X1, with amino-acid sequence MAKDAGLIEANGELKVFIDQNLSPGKGVVSLVAVHPSTVNTLGKQLLPKTFGQSNVNITQQVVIGTPQRPAASNTIVVGSPHTPNTHFVSQNQPSDSSPWSAGKRNRKGEKNGKGLRHFSMKVCEKVQRKGTTSYNEVADELVAEFSAADNHILPNESAYDQKNIRRRVYDALNVLMAMNIISKEKKEIKWIGLPTNSAQECQNLEVERQRRLERIKQKQSQLQELILQQIAFKNLVQRNRQAEQQARRPPPPNSVIHLPFIIVNTSRKTVIDCSISNDKFEYLFNFDNTFEIHDDIEVLKRMGMACGLESGNCSAEDLKVARSLVPKALEPYVTEMAQGSIGGVFVTTTGSTSNGTRLSASDLSNGADGVLATSSSGSQYSGSRVETPVSYVGEDDDDDDDFNENDEED; translated from the exons GTGTGGTGTCTCTTGTAGCTGTCCACCCATCCACAGTGAACACACTCGGAAAGCAGCTTTTGCCAAAAACCTTTGGACAGTCCAATGTCAATATCACACAGCAAGTG GTGATTGGCACGcctcagagacctgcagcatCAAACACTATTGTGGTAGGAAGCCCACACACTCCCAACACTCACTTTGTGTCTCAGAACCAGCCGTCTGACTCCTCACCTTGGTCTGCTGG GAAGCGGAACAGGAAAGGTGAGAAGAATGGCAAGGGCCTACGGCATTTCTCTATGAAGGTGTGTGAGAAGGTGCAGAGGAAAGGGACCACCTCCTACAATGAGGTGGCTGATGAGCTGGTTGCAGAGTTCAGCGCTGCTGACAACCACATCCTACCAAATGAATCC GCTTATGACCAGAAGAACATCCGGCGGCGTGTCTACGATGCCTTAAACGTGCTGATGGCCATGAACATCATCtccaaggagaagaaggagatcaagtggatcgGCCTACCCACCAACTCAGCTCAGGAGTGCCAGAACCTAGAG GTAGAGAGGCAGCGGAGGCTGGAGAGGATCAAGCAGAAGCAGTCCCAGCTCCAGGAGCTCATCTTGCAG CAAATTGCCTTCAAGAACTTGGTGCAGAGGAACCGCCAAGCCGAGCAGCAAGCCCGCAGGCCACCTCCTCCCAACTCTGTCATCCACTTGCCCTTCATCATTGTGAACACCAGTAGGAAGACTGTCATTGACTGCAGCATCTCCAATGACAA ATTTGAGTATCTGTTTAACTTCGACAACACGTTTGAAATCCATGACGATATTGAGGTGCTCAAGCGCATGGGCATGGCATGCGGGCTGGAATCGGGGAACTGTTCTGCTGAAGACCTCAAGGTGGCGAGAAGTTTGGTACCAAAAGCTCTAGAACCATATGTGACAG aaaTGGCTCAGGGATCCATTGGTGGAGTATTCGTCACAACAACAGGTTCTACGTCCAATGGCACAAGGCTTTCTGCCAG TGACTTGAGCAATGGTGCAGATGGGGTGCTGGCCACAAGCTCCAGTGGGTCTCAGTACAGCGGCTCCAGGGTGGAGACCCCTGTTTCCTACGTTGGGGaggatgatgatgacgacgatgactTTAATGAGAACGACGAGGAGGATTGA
- the Tfdp1 gene encoding transcription factor Dp-1 isoform X2: MSISHSKWKRNRKGEKNGKGLRHFSMKVCEKVQRKGTTSYNEVADELVAEFSAADNHILPNESAYDQKNIRRRVYDALNVLMAMNIISKEKKEIKWIGLPTNSAQECQNLEVERQRRLERIKQKQSQLQELILQQIAFKNLVQRNRQAEQQARRPPPPNSVIHLPFIIVNTSRKTVIDCSISNDKFEYLFNFDNTFEIHDDIEVLKRMGMACGLESGNCSAEDLKVARSLVPKALEPYVTEMAQGSIGGVFVTTTGSTSNGTRLSASDLSNGADGVLATSSSGSQYSGSRVETPVSYVGEDDDDDDDFNENDEED, from the exons ATGTCAATATCACACAGCAAGTG GAAGCGGAACAGGAAAGGTGAGAAGAATGGCAAGGGCCTACGGCATTTCTCTATGAAGGTGTGTGAGAAGGTGCAGAGGAAAGGGACCACCTCCTACAATGAGGTGGCTGATGAGCTGGTTGCAGAGTTCAGCGCTGCTGACAACCACATCCTACCAAATGAATCC GCTTATGACCAGAAGAACATCCGGCGGCGTGTCTACGATGCCTTAAACGTGCTGATGGCCATGAACATCATCtccaaggagaagaaggagatcaagtggatcgGCCTACCCACCAACTCAGCTCAGGAGTGCCAGAACCTAGAG GTAGAGAGGCAGCGGAGGCTGGAGAGGATCAAGCAGAAGCAGTCCCAGCTCCAGGAGCTCATCTTGCAG CAAATTGCCTTCAAGAACTTGGTGCAGAGGAACCGCCAAGCCGAGCAGCAAGCCCGCAGGCCACCTCCTCCCAACTCTGTCATCCACTTGCCCTTCATCATTGTGAACACCAGTAGGAAGACTGTCATTGACTGCAGCATCTCCAATGACAA ATTTGAGTATCTGTTTAACTTCGACAACACGTTTGAAATCCATGACGATATTGAGGTGCTCAAGCGCATGGGCATGGCATGCGGGCTGGAATCGGGGAACTGTTCTGCTGAAGACCTCAAGGTGGCGAGAAGTTTGGTACCAAAAGCTCTAGAACCATATGTGACAG aaaTGGCTCAGGGATCCATTGGTGGAGTATTCGTCACAACAACAGGTTCTACGTCCAATGGCACAAGGCTTTCTGCCAG TGACTTGAGCAATGGTGCAGATGGGGTGCTGGCCACAAGCTCCAGTGGGTCTCAGTACAGCGGCTCCAGGGTGGAGACCCCTGTTTCCTACGTTGGGGaggatgatgatgacgacgatgactTTAATGAGAACGACGAGGAGGATTGA
- the Tfdp1 gene encoding transcription factor Dp-1 isoform X3, whose translation MKVCEKVQRKGTTSYNEVADELVAEFSAADNHILPNESAYDQKNIRRRVYDALNVLMAMNIISKEKKEIKWIGLPTNSAQECQNLEVERQRRLERIKQKQSQLQELILQQIAFKNLVQRNRQAEQQARRPPPPNSVIHLPFIIVNTSRKTVIDCSISNDKFEYLFNFDNTFEIHDDIEVLKRMGMACGLESGNCSAEDLKVARSLVPKALEPYVTEMAQGSIGGVFVTTTGSTSNGTRLSASDLSNGADGVLATSSSGSQYSGSRVETPVSYVGEDDDDDDDFNENDEED comes from the exons ATGAAGGTGTGTGAGAAGGTGCAGAGGAAAGGGACCACCTCCTACAATGAGGTGGCTGATGAGCTGGTTGCAGAGTTCAGCGCTGCTGACAACCACATCCTACCAAATGAATCC GCTTATGACCAGAAGAACATCCGGCGGCGTGTCTACGATGCCTTAAACGTGCTGATGGCCATGAACATCATCtccaaggagaagaaggagatcaagtggatcgGCCTACCCACCAACTCAGCTCAGGAGTGCCAGAACCTAGAG GTAGAGAGGCAGCGGAGGCTGGAGAGGATCAAGCAGAAGCAGTCCCAGCTCCAGGAGCTCATCTTGCAG CAAATTGCCTTCAAGAACTTGGTGCAGAGGAACCGCCAAGCCGAGCAGCAAGCCCGCAGGCCACCTCCTCCCAACTCTGTCATCCACTTGCCCTTCATCATTGTGAACACCAGTAGGAAGACTGTCATTGACTGCAGCATCTCCAATGACAA ATTTGAGTATCTGTTTAACTTCGACAACACGTTTGAAATCCATGACGATATTGAGGTGCTCAAGCGCATGGGCATGGCATGCGGGCTGGAATCGGGGAACTGTTCTGCTGAAGACCTCAAGGTGGCGAGAAGTTTGGTACCAAAAGCTCTAGAACCATATGTGACAG aaaTGGCTCAGGGATCCATTGGTGGAGTATTCGTCACAACAACAGGTTCTACGTCCAATGGCACAAGGCTTTCTGCCAG TGACTTGAGCAATGGTGCAGATGGGGTGCTGGCCACAAGCTCCAGTGGGTCTCAGTACAGCGGCTCCAGGGTGGAGACCCCTGTTTCCTACGTTGGGGaggatgatgatgacgacgatgactTTAATGAGAACGACGAGGAGGATTGA
- the Atp4b gene encoding potassium-transporting ATPase subunit beta: MAALQEKKSCSQRMAEFRHYCWNSDTGQMLGRTPARWVWISLYYAAFYVVMTGLFALCIYVLMQTIDPYTPDYQDQLKSPGVTLRPDVYGDRGLKISYNVSENTSWAGLTDILHSFLAGYTPASQQDSINCTSEKYFFQESFAAPNHTKFSCKFTANMLQNCSGLVDPSFGFEEGKPCFIIKMNRIVKFLPSNNTAPRVDCTFQDDHRHPQKYTEPLQVEYYPPNGTFSLHYFPYYGKKAQPHYSNPLVAAKLLNVPKNTEVLIVCKILADHVTFDNPHDPYEGKVEFKLTIQK, encoded by the exons ATGGCAGCCCTACAGGAGAAGAAGTCGTGCAGCCAGCGCATGGCCGAATTCCGGCACTACTGTTGGAACTCGGACACAGGGCAGATGCTGGGTCGCACCCCAGCCCGGTGGG TGTGGATCAGCCTCTACTACGCAGCCTTCTATGTGGTCATGACGGGACTCTTCGCCTTGTGCATCTATGTGCTGATGCAGACCATCGACCCCTACACCCCAGACTACCAAGACCAGTTGAAGTCACCGG GGGTAACCTTGAGACCTGATGTGTACGGAGACAGAGGGCTGAAGATTTCCTACAACGTCTCTGAAAACACCTCCTGGGCTGGCCTCACAGACATCCTCCACAGTTTCTTAGCAG GCTACACCCCAGCATCCCAGCAGGACAGCATCAACTGTACCTCTGAAAAGTACTTCTTCCAGGAGAGCTTTGCAGCTCCAAACCACACCAAGTTCTCCTGCAAATTCACTGCAAACATGCTGCAGAACTGCTCGGGCTTGGTGGACCCCAGCTTCGGCTTCGAGGAGGGAAAGCCCTGCTTCATTATTAAAATGAACAGG ATTGTCAAGTTCCTGCCCAGCAACAACACAGCCCCTCGAGTGGACTGCACCTTCCAG GATGATCACCGACATCCCCAGAAGTACACTGAGCCCCTGCAGGTCGAGTACTACCCACCCAATGGTACCTTCAGCCTCCACTACTTCCCCTACTACGGCAAGAAAGCCCAG CCCCATTACAGTAACCCTCTGGTGGCAGCAAAGCTTCTCAACGTCCCCAAGAACACAGAAGTCCTCATCGTGTGCAAGATCCTGGCAGACCATGTGACCTTCGACAATCCCCATGACCCGTATGAAGGGAAAGTGGAGTTCAAGCTTACAATACAGAAGTAA